From the genome of Bradyrhizobium elkanii USDA 76, one region includes:
- a CDS encoding LysR substrate-binding domain-containing protein: MFDLSQLRCFVTVAEELHFGRAAARLNMTQPPLSRQIQVLEHIIDAPLLERTSRSVRLTPAGRSFLPEARRILKLAESASQVARRIALGKTGSLKIGFTAAAAYGFLPDLIAACRSRLPEVDFSLKEMVSGDQFEALTTGQIDAGLLRPPIARPEFASRRVVAEPLLAAIPKKHPLAAAETVSIKDFDDQPFVMYSPHEARYFHDLLVSMFTRADVLPRYVQHLSQIHSILAMVRAGLGVAIVPEAAASLKIAEVKLKPLKLRSPVPVELFMVWRRDHENQLLPSLIEIATEIAAPHLRGD; the protein is encoded by the coding sequence ATGTTCGACCTGAGCCAGCTCCGCTGCTTTGTCACGGTGGCCGAGGAATTGCACTTCGGCCGCGCCGCGGCGCGGCTCAACATGACGCAGCCGCCGCTGAGCCGGCAGATCCAGGTGCTCGAGCACATCATCGACGCGCCGCTGTTGGAACGCACCAGCCGCTCGGTGCGGCTGACGCCGGCCGGACGCAGCTTCCTGCCCGAGGCGCGGCGCATCCTCAAGCTCGCGGAATCCGCCTCGCAGGTTGCCCGCCGCATCGCGCTCGGCAAGACCGGCTCGCTCAAGATCGGCTTCACCGCCGCGGCCGCCTACGGCTTCCTGCCCGACCTGATCGCGGCCTGCCGCTCGCGCCTGCCCGAGGTCGATTTTTCGCTGAAGGAGATGGTCTCCGGCGATCAGTTCGAGGCGCTCACCACCGGGCAGATCGATGCCGGCCTGCTGCGTCCACCGATCGCGCGGCCGGAATTCGCAAGCCGGCGCGTCGTGGCCGAGCCGTTGCTCGCCGCGATCCCGAAGAAGCATCCGCTGGCCGCGGCCGAGACCGTCAGCATCAAGGATTTCGACGACCAGCCTTTCGTGATGTATTCGCCTCATGAGGCGCGCTACTTCCACGATCTGCTGGTGTCGATGTTCACGCGCGCCGACGTGCTGCCGCGCTATGTCCAGCATCTCAGCCAGATCCATTCGATCCTCGCCATGGTGCGCGCCGGGCTCGGCGTTGCGATCGTGCCGGAAGCGGCCGCGAGCCTGAAGATCGCGGAGGTCAAGCTGAAGCCGCTGAAGCTGCGATCACCCGTGCCGGTCGAGCTGTTCATGGTGTGGCGGCGCGATCACGAGAACCAGCTGCTGCCTTCACTGATCGAGATCGCAACCGAAATCGCAGCGCCGCATCTGCGCGGCGATTGA
- a CDS encoding MFS transporter has product MSAIVSAADTRRSRVRLLIVTMLFLVTTVNYADRATLSIAGPALSKELHLDPVAMGYVFSAFGWSYAVAQVPCGWLLDRFGSKWVYALSIIVWSIFTAMQGLVGFLSAGAAVVLLFGLRFLVGIAEAPSFPANARIVASWFPGNERGTASAFFNSGQYFATVIFAPLMGWIAHEYGWRHVFYVMGALGIVMGIAWIKTIYEPKEHPAINEAEFDYIKQGGALVDMDATKDGKAHDGGPRWDHIRQLLANRMMLGVYIGQYCINTLTYFFLTWFPVYLVKERGLSILQAGFVATLPALCGFIGGVLGGVISDHILRRTGSLTMARKIPIVGGMLLSMSIIACNYVDGQALVVGFMALAFFGKGIGALGWAVVSDTSPKEAGGVSGGLFNTFGNLSSITTPIIIGYILAATGSFNGALVFVGANALVAAIAYLFIVGEIKRVQLKAA; this is encoded by the coding sequence ATGAGCGCAATTGTGTCCGCCGCAGACACGCGGCGATCCCGCGTCCGGCTCTTGATCGTGACGATGCTGTTTCTCGTCACCACCGTGAACTATGCCGATCGCGCCACGCTCTCGATCGCCGGCCCCGCCCTTTCCAAGGAACTGCATCTCGATCCCGTCGCGATGGGCTACGTGTTCTCGGCGTTCGGCTGGTCCTATGCGGTCGCGCAGGTGCCGTGCGGCTGGCTGCTCGACCGCTTCGGCTCCAAATGGGTCTATGCGCTCAGCATCATCGTCTGGTCGATCTTCACCGCGATGCAGGGCCTGGTCGGGTTCCTCTCCGCGGGCGCGGCCGTGGTCCTGCTGTTCGGCCTGCGCTTTCTGGTCGGCATCGCCGAGGCGCCGTCATTCCCGGCTAACGCCCGCATCGTCGCCTCCTGGTTCCCCGGCAATGAGCGCGGCACCGCCTCGGCCTTTTTCAATTCGGGGCAGTATTTCGCCACCGTGATCTTCGCGCCGCTGATGGGCTGGATCGCCCATGAGTATGGCTGGCGCCATGTGTTCTACGTGATGGGTGCGCTCGGCATCGTCATGGGCATTGCCTGGATCAAGACCATCTACGAGCCGAAGGAGCACCCCGCGATCAACGAGGCCGAGTTCGACTACATCAAGCAGGGCGGCGCGCTGGTCGACATGGACGCGACGAAGGACGGCAAGGCCCATGACGGCGGCCCGCGCTGGGACCACATCCGCCAGCTGCTCGCCAACCGGATGATGCTCGGCGTCTATATCGGCCAGTACTGCATCAACACCCTGACCTACTTCTTCCTGACCTGGTTCCCGGTCTATCTGGTGAAGGAGCGCGGGCTGTCGATCCTGCAGGCCGGCTTCGTCGCGACCTTGCCGGCGCTGTGCGGCTTTATCGGCGGCGTGCTCGGCGGCGTGATCTCGGACCATATCCTGCGCCGCACCGGCTCGCTGACCATGGCGCGCAAAATCCCGATCGTCGGCGGCATGCTGCTGTCGATGTCGATTATCGCCTGCAACTATGTCGACGGCCAGGCGCTGGTGGTCGGCTTCATGGCGCTCGCCTTCTTCGGCAAGGGCATCGGCGCGCTCGGCTGGGCGGTCGTCTCCGACACCTCGCCGAAGGAAGCCGGCGGGGTCTCCGGCGGTCTGTTCAACACCTTCGGCAATCTGTCCTCGATCACCACGCCGATCATCATCGGTTACATCCTCGCCGCCACCGGCTCGTTCAACGGCGCGCTGGTGTTCGTCGGTGCCAACGCGCTGGTCGCGGCGATCGCCTATCTGTTCATCGTCGGCGAGATCAAGCGGGTGCAGCTGAAGGCGGCCTGA
- a CDS encoding alpha/beta fold hydrolase: MTTPRDYEVFEAGDVTLQGGAVFPQLRLAYKTYGTPSAARDNVILYPTSFAAQHADIEWLVQPGGALDPGRYFIVIANLFGNGLSSSPSNSAEVLGGAPFPAFTYHDAVAIQRRLLAERFGVTRLALVYGWSMGGMQAYHWVARYPDMVERAAVVCGSARCSPYNHVFLEGVKAALTADPAYRDGRFVSKPAAGLRAMGRVYAGWAMSHEFYREEVWRAAGFNSLEDYLAGSWDGAFARRDANDLLAQIAIWQAGDISRCDQFGGDFDRALAAIKAHILLMPGRTDRYFDPRDNEAELGRLVNARSAALHAIPSIHGHRAGNPANNAADRAFINAEISALLQR, translated from the coding sequence ATGACCACGCCGCGCGACTATGAGGTGTTCGAGGCAGGTGATGTGACGCTGCAGGGCGGTGCCGTGTTTCCGCAACTGAGGCTCGCCTACAAGACCTATGGCACGCCGAGCGCGGCGCGGGACAACGTCATCCTCTATCCGACGTCGTTTGCCGCACAGCACGCGGACATCGAATGGCTGGTGCAGCCGGGCGGCGCGCTCGATCCCGGGCGCTACTTCATCGTCATCGCGAATCTGTTCGGCAATGGCCTGTCGTCCTCGCCGTCGAATTCGGCCGAGGTGCTCGGCGGCGCGCCGTTTCCTGCCTTCACCTATCATGACGCGGTCGCGATCCAGCGGCGGCTGCTGGCCGAGCGCTTCGGCGTGACCAGGCTCGCGCTGGTCTATGGCTGGTCGATGGGCGGCATGCAGGCCTATCACTGGGTCGCGCGATATCCCGACATGGTCGAGCGCGCAGCCGTGGTTTGCGGCAGCGCGCGGTGCTCGCCGTATAATCATGTGTTCCTCGAAGGCGTGAAGGCCGCGCTGACCGCCGACCCGGCCTACCGGGACGGCCGCTTCGTCAGCAAGCCCGCGGCGGGCCTTCGTGCGATGGGGCGCGTCTATGCCGGCTGGGCGATGTCGCATGAGTTCTATCGCGAGGAAGTCTGGCGCGCGGCCGGCTTTAACTCGCTGGAAGACTACCTCGCGGGATCCTGGGACGGTGCCTTCGCACGGCGCGATGCGAATGATCTGCTGGCGCAGATCGCGATCTGGCAGGCCGGCGATATCAGCCGTTGCGATCAATTCGGCGGCGACTTCGACCGGGCGCTGGCCGCGATCAAGGCGCATATCCTGCTGATGCCGGGTCGTACCGATCGCTATTTCGACCCGCGCGACAACGAGGCTGAACTCGGCCGCCTGGTCAACGCGCGCTCGGCCGCGCTGCACGCGATTCCGTCGATCCATGGGCACCGGGCCGGCAATCCCGCCAACAACGCCGCAGACCGCGCCTTCATCAACGCCGAAATCTCGGCGCTGCTGCAACGCTGA
- a CDS encoding fatty acid desaturase, whose protein sequence is MSTAETSDVGPRLKPLSPLTLRDLSTKSNLAGAVRAASHYGMIVIVGALISLISSRYDLPWALPLIAVQGYFVAFLFMVVHETAHKTAFRSPVLNLVVGNLSAFMIGLPYQYYCLFHWDHHRYTQDPEKDPELIVGPKPASDTQLAIAYSGLLQVLVRIRLMFWHALTGKVVVPWIPEPKRASIVLEARLYLAGYLLLLAASFALHSAILLWVWIVPLLAGQLILRPYLYAEHTGCERTRSAFENTRTTMTGRIMKWFAWNMPYHVEHHAYPTVPFHALPKLNAIVDGHIVYRGSSYRAVTRETWAWFRRQRQRSA, encoded by the coding sequence ATGAGCACCGCAGAGACCAGTGACGTCGGACCCCGCCTGAAGCCGCTCAGCCCGCTAACCTTGCGCGATCTGTCGACAAAGTCGAACCTTGCCGGCGCGGTGCGCGCGGCAAGCCATTACGGGATGATCGTCATCGTCGGCGCGCTGATCTCCTTGATCTCATCGCGCTACGATCTGCCATGGGCGCTGCCGCTGATTGCCGTGCAGGGCTACTTCGTCGCGTTCCTGTTCATGGTGGTGCATGAGACCGCGCACAAGACGGCGTTCCGCAGTCCAGTGCTCAACCTTGTCGTCGGCAATCTGTCCGCCTTCATGATCGGACTGCCCTACCAATATTACTGCCTGTTTCACTGGGACCATCACCGCTACACGCAGGATCCGGAGAAAGACCCGGAGCTGATCGTCGGCCCCAAGCCCGCGTCGGACACCCAGCTCGCGATCGCCTATTCGGGACTGCTGCAGGTGTTGGTTCGCATCCGCCTGATGTTTTGGCATGCACTCACCGGAAAGGTGGTCGTGCCGTGGATTCCGGAGCCCAAGCGCGCCTCGATCGTGCTGGAGGCGCGGCTTTATCTCGCGGGCTATCTGCTGTTGCTCGCGGCATCGTTCGCGCTGCACAGTGCGATCCTGCTCTGGGTGTGGATCGTGCCGCTCCTGGCCGGTCAGCTCATCCTGCGCCCCTATCTCTATGCCGAGCACACCGGCTGCGAGCGGACGCGGAGCGCGTTCGAGAACACGCGCACAACGATGACTGGCCGGATCATGAAATGGTTCGCCTGGAACATGCCTTACCATGTCGAGCACCACGCCTATCCCACGGTGCCGTTCCATGCGCTGCCGAAGCTGAACGCCATCGTCGATGGCCACATCGTGTATCGCGGCAGCAGTTACCGGGCCGTCACGCGCGAGACCTGGGCCTGGTTCCGCCGTCAGCGCCAGCGCTCTGCTTGA
- a CDS encoding TetR/AcrR family transcriptional regulator, producing MASGKTETEEAATGRRGRPRSAATTAAILEGAYQLMATTGLAATTIDAIARHSNVSKMTIYKWWPSREALLIDAFLDQASRAVPLPEAGNPVARIRRHVATYVEALQGEFGRVQLAVISECISKTGTAELFYERYLGLRRSKMLEIIAAGQKDGSIGAPGVPGDIYDAIYGSLFYRYVFGIKPLTPAYARNLVNLVLRPRADA from the coding sequence ATGGCCAGCGGCAAGACGGAGACAGAGGAAGCGGCAACGGGGCGGCGCGGGCGGCCGCGCTCCGCCGCGACCACGGCCGCGATCCTGGAAGGCGCCTATCAGCTGATGGCGACGACCGGCCTCGCCGCGACCACCATCGACGCGATTGCCAGACATTCCAACGTCTCGAAGATGACGATCTACAAATGGTGGCCGTCGCGCGAAGCGTTGCTGATCGATGCCTTCCTCGACCAGGCCTCACGGGCCGTGCCGCTGCCTGAGGCGGGCAATCCGGTGGCCCGCATCCGCCGCCACGTTGCGACCTATGTCGAGGCGTTGCAGGGCGAGTTCGGCCGGGTGCAGCTCGCCGTGATCTCGGAATGCATCTCGAAGACCGGCACGGCGGAGCTGTTCTACGAGCGTTACCTCGGCCTGCGCCGCAGCAAGATGCTGGAGATCATCGCCGCCGGCCAGAAGGACGGCAGCATCGGCGCGCCGGGCGTCCCCGGCGATATCTATGACGCAATCTACGGCAGCCTGTTCTATCGCTACGTCTTCGGCATCAAGCCGTTGACGCCGGCCTACGCCCGCAATCTCGTCAATCTGGTGCTGCGGCCCCGCGCGGACGCTTGA
- a CDS encoding histone deacetylase family protein, whose amino-acid sequence MKAVYSDLHRSHDPQFFLVRGVVQRTTEQPERADRLLAGLKAGKHTLIEPTRFGQGPRARVHSPEYLSFLADAWDEWSALGNAGPEMIANIHPVRNAGTYPAHIVGKLGWHTMDTAAPIGPGTWAGACAASDVAVSAAQMVLDGEDAVYALCRPPGHHAYRDLAGGFCFLNNSAIAAEHLRQKHERVAILDVDVHHGNGTQGIFYERGDVFTVSIHADPSFFYPFVWGHAHERGAGGGLGTNLNIPLAKGTGDDDYMKALAAAEKAIRSFAPTALVVALGLDASEKDPLAGLAVTTGGFRRIGEGLARFGLPTVLVQEGGYLSDILGANLTAVLGGFEAAR is encoded by the coding sequence GTGAAGGCCGTCTACAGTGATCTGCACCGCAGCCATGATCCGCAATTCTTCCTGGTCCGCGGTGTGGTCCAGCGTACCACCGAGCAGCCCGAACGCGCCGACCGCCTGCTGGCGGGCCTGAAGGCCGGCAAGCACACGCTGATCGAGCCGACCAGATTCGGGCAGGGGCCGCGGGCGCGCGTGCACAGTCCGGAATATCTGAGCTTTCTCGCGGACGCCTGGGACGAATGGTCGGCGCTCGGCAATGCCGGACCGGAGATGATCGCGAACATCCACCCCGTGCGCAATGCCGGTACGTACCCTGCTCATATCGTCGGCAAGCTCGGCTGGCACACGATGGACACCGCGGCCCCGATCGGTCCCGGCACCTGGGCCGGCGCCTGCGCCGCGAGCGACGTCGCGGTCAGCGCCGCGCAGATGGTGCTGGACGGCGAGGACGCCGTCTACGCGCTGTGCCGTCCGCCCGGCCACCACGCCTATCGCGACCTCGCCGGCGGCTTCTGCTTCCTCAACAACAGCGCGATTGCGGCCGAGCATCTGCGCCAGAAGCATGAGCGCGTCGCGATCCTCGACGTCGACGTGCATCACGGCAACGGCACGCAGGGCATCTTCTATGAGCGGGGCGATGTCTTCACCGTCTCGATCCACGCCGATCCGTCGTTCTTCTACCCCTTCGTTTGGGGCCATGCGCATGAGCGCGGCGCCGGAGGCGGCCTCGGCACCAATCTCAACATTCCCCTCGCCAAGGGCACCGGTGACGACGACTACATGAAGGCGCTCGCAGCGGCGGAGAAGGCGATCCGCTCCTTCGCCCCGACCGCGCTCGTGGTAGCGCTCGGTCTCGACGCCTCCGAGAAGGACCCGCTCGCCGGTCTCGCCGTCACCACCGGCGGCTTCCGCCGCATCGGCGAGGGGCTGGCCCGCTTCGGGCTGCCGACGGTGCTGGTGCAGGAGGGCGGCTATCTCTCTGACATCCTCGGTGCCAATCTGACGGCGGTGCTCGGCGGGTTTGAGGCCGCACGCTAG
- a CDS encoding Gfo/Idh/MocA family protein, translating to MSDLLRIAIVGYGEIACRQHVPAIAKTSGVALVAVADPVKTPPGLPHFRDLQELLRDGPEIDAVALCTPPQMRHAQAAAALASGKHVLLEKPPGTTLSELTPLITAAQEAGRTLFAAWHSGYAAAVGPARQLLAGRTINKVTIIWKEDVRVWHPGQAWIFEAGGFGVFDPGINALSILTEILPRAVFVRSAALDFPSNREAPIAAEIELSDAGGLPIHAEFDFRQTGSPSWDILCETDAGPVTLSKGGRQLRDGGRLVVDAPDEEYPALYRRFVALTSEGKSDVDLAPLRLVADSFMLGRRRLVEAFED from the coding sequence ATGAGTGACCTGCTTCGCATCGCCATCGTCGGTTATGGCGAGATCGCGTGCCGGCAGCACGTGCCTGCGATCGCGAAGACGTCAGGCGTGGCTCTCGTTGCGGTGGCTGATCCCGTGAAGACTCCGCCCGGCCTGCCGCATTTCCGCGATTTGCAGGAGCTGTTGCGCGACGGGCCGGAGATCGACGCGGTCGCGCTGTGTACGCCACCGCAGATGCGCCATGCGCAGGCCGCCGCCGCGCTCGCGTCGGGCAAGCATGTGCTGCTGGAGAAGCCGCCGGGCACGACGTTAAGCGAACTCACGCCGCTGATCACGGCCGCGCAGGAGGCGGGCCGGACGTTGTTTGCCGCATGGCATTCGGGCTATGCGGCCGCGGTCGGCCCGGCGCGGCAATTGCTCGCGGGACGCACCATCAACAAGGTGACCATCATCTGGAAGGAAGACGTGCGCGTCTGGCACCCGGGCCAGGCCTGGATCTTCGAGGCGGGTGGCTTCGGCGTGTTCGATCCCGGCATCAACGCGCTGTCGATCCTGACCGAGATCCTGCCGCGTGCGGTCTTTGTCAGGAGTGCTGCGTTGGATTTTCCCTCCAATCGGGAGGCGCCGATTGCGGCAGAGATCGAACTTTCCGACGCAGGCGGCTTGCCAATTCACGCCGAATTCGATTTCCGCCAGACCGGATCGCCGAGCTGGGACATCCTGTGCGAGACCGATGCCGGGCCTGTGACGCTGTCGAAAGGTGGAAGGCAGCTGCGCGATGGCGGCAGGCTGGTGGTCGATGCGCCGGATGAGGAATATCCCGCGCTGTACCGCCGCTTCGTCGCGCTGACCTCGGAAGGAAAATCCGATGTCGACCTCGCGCCCTTGCGGCTTGTCGCCGATAGCTTCATGCTGGGGCGACGGCGCCTCGTCGAGGCGTTCGAGGACTGA
- a CDS encoding aldose epimerase family protein: protein MTSASIGRTPFGKLHDGTVVERVILRGEHGFEAAILPFGATLLALLAPDRDGTCDDIVLGHDELDGYLAQRKFFGATIGRYANRIAGARFVLDGETVRLEANNGPNALHGGVQGFDRKLWRIVELSDDPGPTLVLECESPHGEEGYPGNLQTRVTYRVRSPMELSVTYEATTDRPTCLNLTNHSFFNLEGARSGMQILDHRLTIASDHFLAVDATAIPLPGPPRQVDGTPFDFREPTAIGARIRMNDEQLRLGRGYDHNFCLASGAGLRLAARLEAPHSGRVMELFTDQPGLQFYSGNFLDGSTAGKGGRLYRQSDAFCLEPHAWPDTPNRPDFPSARLDPGQLYRRSIVYRFSTA, encoded by the coding sequence ATGACATCAGCCAGCATCGGTCGCACCCCCTTCGGCAAATTGCACGACGGCACCGTGGTCGAGCGCGTGATCTTGCGCGGCGAACATGGTTTTGAGGCCGCCATCCTTCCCTTCGGCGCCACACTGCTGGCGCTGCTTGCGCCGGATCGTGACGGGACTTGCGACGACATCGTGCTTGGCCACGACGAGCTCGACGGCTATCTCGCACAGCGCAAATTCTTCGGCGCGACGATTGGGCGCTACGCCAACCGGATCGCCGGCGCGCGCTTCGTGCTCGATGGCGAGACCGTGCGGCTCGAGGCCAACAACGGCCCCAACGCGCTGCATGGCGGAGTGCAGGGCTTTGATCGCAAGCTGTGGCGGATCGTCGAACTATCTGACGATCCGGGGCCGACGCTGGTGCTGGAGTGCGAGAGCCCGCATGGCGAGGAGGGCTATCCCGGCAACCTTCAGACGCGAGTGACCTACAGAGTGCGCAGTCCGATGGAGCTCTCGGTCACCTACGAGGCGACGACCGACCGGCCGACCTGCCTCAACCTCACCAATCACAGTTTCTTCAATCTCGAGGGCGCGCGCTCGGGCATGCAGATCCTCGATCACCGCCTGACGATCGCCTCCGACCATTTCCTCGCGGTGGACGCCACGGCGATCCCGCTACCGGGTCCGCCGCGGCAGGTCGACGGTACGCCGTTCGACTTCCGCGAGCCCACGGCCATCGGCGCGCGGATCAGGATGAATGACGAGCAGCTGCGGCTCGGGCGCGGCTATGACCACAATTTCTGCCTGGCCTCGGGGGCGGGCCTTCGCCTTGCTGCTCGCCTCGAGGCGCCGCACAGCGGCCGCGTGATGGAGCTCTTCACCGATCAGCCGGGACTGCAGTTCTATTCCGGCAATTTCCTCGACGGCTCGACCGCCGGCAAAGGCGGTCGTCTGTACCGGCAATCCGACGCGTTCTGTCTCGAGCCGCATGCCTGGCCTGATACGCCGAACCGGCCCGACTTCCCGTCGGCGCGTCTCGATCCGGGGCAGCTCTATCGGCGCAGCATCGTCTACCGCTTCTCAACCGCGTGA
- a CDS encoding SMP-30/gluconolactonase/LRE family protein, with protein MTDRAAEPLTEEVPTSVLSAERCHLGEGPTYNAATDTAWWFDIRERRLFEHRFAGGRTVIHALPKMASALARIDGERQLILAEDGLYVRHVAAGRLELFAALEADNPLTRSNDARVHPSGTFWLGTMGRHAEQGAGAIYALHRGRIVRLYPGITIPNAICFSPAGDIGYFADTATNVLHRVPLDPSTGLPVGEATELIRHRGSGGLDGAIVDADGMIWNARWGDGCVDVYDPTGRHLRSLRVPARQSSCPAFVGRDFSRVLVTSAWQDMDEAQRAADPEHGRTFLLEAAARGRAEPDVKLS; from the coding sequence ATGACCGACCGTGCCGCCGAGCCGCTGACGGAAGAGGTGCCGACATCGGTGCTGTCGGCGGAGCGTTGCCATCTCGGCGAAGGCCCGACCTATAATGCGGCGACCGACACCGCCTGGTGGTTCGATATCCGCGAGCGCCGGCTGTTCGAGCATCGATTTGCAGGTGGCCGCACCGTCATTCACGCATTGCCGAAAATGGCGAGTGCGTTGGCGCGGATCGACGGCGAGCGGCAGCTGATCCTTGCCGAAGATGGACTTTACGTCCGGCACGTTGCCGCCGGCCGCCTGGAACTGTTCGCCGCGCTGGAGGCCGACAATCCGCTGACGCGCTCCAACGATGCGCGTGTGCATCCGTCGGGCACGTTCTGGCTCGGCACCATGGGGCGCCATGCCGAGCAGGGGGCCGGCGCGATTTATGCGCTGCACCGGGGCCGCATCGTGCGGCTGTATCCCGGGATCACCATCCCGAATGCGATCTGCTTTTCGCCCGCGGGCGACATCGGCTATTTCGCCGATACCGCGACCAACGTGCTGCATCGCGTGCCGCTCGATCCATCAACAGGACTGCCGGTCGGCGAGGCCACCGAATTGATCAGGCATCGAGGCAGCGGCGGGCTCGACGGCGCGATCGTCGATGCCGACGGGATGATCTGGAACGCGCGCTGGGGCGACGGATGCGTCGACGTTTACGATCCCACCGGCCGGCATCTGCGTTCGCTGCGCGTACCGGCGAGGCAATCGAGCTGCCCGGCATTCGTCGGCCGCGACTTCTCGCGCGTGCTGGTCACCTCGGCCTGGCAGGACATGGATGAGGCGCAGCGTGCGGCCGATCCCGAGCATGGCAGGACGTTCCTGCTCGAGGCGGCCGCGCGGGGTCGTGCCGAGCCTGACGTCAAACTATCCTGA
- a CDS encoding TetR/AcrR family transcriptional regulator, with protein sequence MVRKPARSDVKAAASRKPNMREAILAAAEELFSTYGFNAVSVRDIAQAAGANPGSVTYHFRTKDGLLLEIYRRHCGPMNRRRSELLAAARRVRDLQDRLEAIVRAYVLPAFTSGSDLAGGGTRFTRLRAIMSAEGNEVVRKIIAQTFDDTSHAFIDAIHESLPHIPRTDLVWRSHFLLGALYYTLVTPERVTRLSRGSADGTDAGHAIEELVRATVAALQAAPLDAGAPGPRMVPSANPGRVVT encoded by the coding sequence ATGGTCCGCAAACCTGCCAGGTCTGACGTGAAGGCCGCCGCCAGCCGCAAGCCGAACATGCGCGAGGCGATCCTCGCCGCGGCGGAGGAATTGTTCTCGACCTACGGCTTCAACGCCGTCTCGGTGCGCGACATCGCGCAGGCCGCCGGCGCCAATCCGGGCAGCGTGACCTATCATTTCAGGACCAAGGACGGCCTGCTGCTGGAAATCTATCGGCGCCATTGCGGCCCGATGAACCGCCGGCGCTCCGAGCTGTTGGCGGCGGCGCGGCGGGTGCGCGATCTGCAGGACCGGCTCGAGGCGATCGTGCGCGCCTATGTGTTGCCGGCCTTTACGTCCGGCAGCGATCTTGCCGGCGGCGGAACGCGGTTCACGCGGTTGCGTGCGATCATGTCGGCCGAGGGCAATGAGGTCGTGCGCAAGATCATCGCGCAGACCTTCGACGACACCAGCCATGCCTTCATCGACGCGATTCATGAAAGCCTGCCGCATATTCCGCGTACCGATCTGGTCTGGCGCAGCCACTTCCTGCTCGGCGCGCTCTACTACACGCTGGTGACGCCGGAGCGCGTCACGCGCCTGTCGCGCGGCAGCGCCGACGGCACCGATGCCGGCCACGCCATCGAGGAACTGGTGCGCGCCACCGTCGCGGCGTTGCAGGCCGCGCCGCTCGACGCAGGGGCGCCCGGGCCGCGCATGGTGCCGAGCGCAAATCCAGGGCGAGTGGTGACCTGA
- a CDS encoding ABC transporter substrate-binding protein, with translation MEKLRLRAVLGNHPHIRAVKNGELRSELFDLDFTGFTPTNAAFKPMVREQAFDVCEMAIVTYLMARAHGKPLVLLPAAMVGRFQHGHALYCADRGTLVPADLEGKRVGIRSFTTTTGAWMRGILANDHGMNLDSINWVTFEEPHVAEYVDSTERAPKGKTIIQMLRDGELDAVLGETSSDPAFKPLFADPAAEAARWYARHGVVPVNHLVVVTSRLATSRPDVVRSLYDLLKRGKAEAGPPGMPDLVPFGVAANRKPLELMIDYSVQQALIPRRVTVDELFDGTTRDLN, from the coding sequence ATGGAGAAACTTCGGCTACGCGCCGTGCTCGGCAATCATCCGCACATCCGGGCGGTGAAGAACGGCGAGCTTCGCTCTGAGCTGTTCGATCTCGACTTCACCGGATTCACGCCGACTAACGCCGCGTTCAAGCCGATGGTGCGCGAGCAGGCATTCGACGTCTGCGAGATGGCGATCGTGACCTATCTGATGGCAAGGGCACACGGCAAGCCGCTGGTGCTGCTGCCGGCGGCGATGGTCGGCCGCTTCCAGCACGGCCACGCGCTCTATTGCGCCGACCGCGGCACGCTCGTGCCCGCCGATCTCGAAGGCAAGCGGGTCGGCATCCGCTCGTTCACGACCACGACCGGGGCATGGATGCGCGGCATCCTTGCCAACGACCATGGCATGAACCTCGACAGCATCAACTGGGTCACGTTCGAGGAGCCGCATGTCGCGGAATATGTCGACAGCACCGAGCGCGCGCCGAAGGGCAAGACCATCATCCAGATGCTGAGGGACGGCGAGCTCGATGCCGTGCTGGGCGAGACCTCGAGCGATCCGGCGTTCAAGCCATTGTTTGCCGATCCGGCCGCTGAGGCGGCGCGGTGGTATGCGCGGCACGGCGTCGTGCCGGTCAATCATCTGGTGGTGGTGACATCGCGGCTCGCGACATCGCGGCCGGACGTGGTGCGGAGCCTGTACGATCTGCTCAAGCGCGGCAAGGCGGAGGCTGGCCCGCCCGGCATGCCGGACCTGGTGCCGTTCGGCGTCGCGGCGAACCGCAAGCCGCTCGAACTGATGATCGACTATAGCGTGCAGCAGGCGTTGATCCCCCGGCGCGTCACGGTCGACGAGCTGTTCGACGGCACAACACGAGACTTGAACTGA